One genomic segment of Papaver somniferum cultivar HN1 unplaced genomic scaffold, ASM357369v1 unplaced-scaffold_6, whole genome shotgun sequence includes these proteins:
- the LOC113343533 gene encoding probably inactive leucine-rich repeat receptor-like protein kinase At5g06940 yields the protein MPVYILAILHIHLSTKHFLQYSIKSHSSFVELDMNSLIKRTQILTSFSLQLHFLLFLFISITQCPLASHGYNEQERRALLDFKFSMEDPANRLSSWLEGNKYRNCCNWHGIECSKDSSPHVISINLRNTVLETYINEYFKDDFNIRGPTPNTSLHG from the exons ATGCCAGTTTATATCTTGGCTATTCTGCATATTCATTTATCAACCAAACACTTTCTTCAATATTCGATAAAGTCTCATTCGAGTTTTGTTGAATTAGACATGAATTCGTTGATTAAGAGAACTCAAATTCTCACTTCATTTAGTCTTCAACTTCACTTCTTGCTCTTTTTATTTATCAGTATTACGCAATGCCCGCTAGCTTCTCATGGCTACAATGAACAGGAAAGAAGGGCTCTTCTTGATTTTAAATTCTCAATGGAGGACCCTGCAAATCGTTTATCTTCATGGCTAGAAGGAAACAAATATCGAAACTGTTGTAACTGGCATGGAATTGAATGTTCCAAAGACTCATCCCCCCATGTCATCTCCATAAACCTCCGTAACACAGTCCTTGAAACTTACATCAATGAGTATTTCAAAGATGATTTCAATATTAGGGGGCCAACACCAAATACTTCTTTACATG gcTAA